The Antedon mediterranea chromosome 7, ecAntMedi1.1, whole genome shotgun sequence genome has a segment encoding these proteins:
- the LOC140054054 gene encoding L-rhamnose-binding lectin ELEL-1-like isoform X1, translating to MSAYLLFSSKQVLVGITQLQNTETSNMKIFLAVCLLAVFFGASSAVVTRYVCEHSRISINCGNHKINVLCAEYGRSVPFSTRCRGSASSPSLSCLAQTSISKVNRLCDGKTSCSVYASNSVFGDPCPGTYKYLEVTYECVL from the exons ATGTCTGCTTATTTGCTGTTTTCATCGAAGCAAGTACTAGTGGGTATTACACAA TTGCAGAATACAGAGACATCAAACATGAAGATCTTTTTGGCTGTCTGCTTATTGGCTGTTTTCTTTGGAGCAAGTA GTGCTGTCGTCACTAGATATGTGTGTGAACACAGCAGAATATCGATAAACTGTGGAAATCACAAGATTAATGTACTATGTGCTGAATACGGACGGTCCGTACCGTTCAGTACACGCTGCAGAGGTTCTGCGTCATCGCCTAGTTTGTCGTGTCTTGCGCAAACATCCATCTCAAAGGTAAACCGGCTTTGTGATGGAAAGACATCGTGCAGTGTTTATGCCAGTAACAGTGTGTTTGGTGATCCATGTCCTGGCACCTACAAATATCTGGAGGTCACATATGAAT GCGTACTTTAA
- the LOC140054054 gene encoding L-rhamnose-binding lectin ELEL-1-like isoform X2, whose amino-acid sequence MSAYLLFSSKQVLLQNTETSNMKIFLAVCLLAVFFGASSAVVTRYVCEHSRISINCGNHKINVLCAEYGRSVPFSTRCRGSASSPSLSCLAQTSISKVNRLCDGKTSCSVYASNSVFGDPCPGTYKYLEVTYECVL is encoded by the exons ATGTCTGCTTATTTGCTGTTTTCATCGAAGCAAGTACTA TTGCAGAATACAGAGACATCAAACATGAAGATCTTTTTGGCTGTCTGCTTATTGGCTGTTTTCTTTGGAGCAAGTA GTGCTGTCGTCACTAGATATGTGTGTGAACACAGCAGAATATCGATAAACTGTGGAAATCACAAGATTAATGTACTATGTGCTGAATACGGACGGTCCGTACCGTTCAGTACACGCTGCAGAGGTTCTGCGTCATCGCCTAGTTTGTCGTGTCTTGCGCAAACATCCATCTCAAAGGTAAACCGGCTTTGTGATGGAAAGACATCGTGCAGTGTTTATGCCAGTAACAGTGTGTTTGGTGATCCATGTCCTGGCACCTACAAATATCTGGAGGTCACATATGAAT GCGTACTTTAA